From Microbacterium sp. LWH11-1.2, one genomic window encodes:
- the sufD gene encoding Fe-S cluster assembly protein SufD, which translates to MTAQATASAGTQDTNAHIDPAAQVAAAGFVPVQTRSERPHSFEPADFGAPTGREVNWKHTPVAKLAPLFAVASPNDGVRYDFSAGEQYVSTPLAAGDAPRGEVFLAEDVTAAVAWQGAAEALHVRIPREEEVAEPVFVSITGLGADRRADAHIVIEALEHSSATVVLQHSGSAQYAQNVEIIVRDGAKLTVISLQQWQDDAVHASAHQARVGADATLKHFVVSFGGGVVRVNPNVELAGAGSEGYLYGLSYADAGQHLESQVYLHHKGPHTKGDVLYKGALQGAGAHSVWIGDVLIGADANGTDSYEANRNLVLTEGARADSIPNLEIETGDILGAGHASATGRFDDEQLFYLQARGISEEEARRLVVLGFLTDIVQRLGIPALETELLDAIEVELAAVDA; encoded by the coding sequence ATGACGGCTCAGGCTACGGCGTCCGCAGGGACGCAGGATACGAACGCGCACATCGACCCGGCAGCGCAGGTCGCCGCCGCGGGCTTCGTCCCGGTGCAGACCCGCTCCGAGCGGCCGCACTCCTTCGAGCCCGCCGACTTCGGCGCGCCGACGGGGCGCGAGGTCAACTGGAAGCACACGCCCGTCGCGAAGCTGGCGCCGCTGTTCGCGGTGGCGTCGCCGAACGACGGCGTCCGCTACGACTTCAGCGCGGGGGAGCAGTACGTCTCGACCCCGCTCGCGGCCGGTGACGCTCCGCGCGGCGAGGTCTTCCTCGCCGAGGACGTGACGGCGGCGGTCGCCTGGCAGGGTGCCGCCGAGGCGCTCCACGTGCGGATCCCGCGCGAGGAGGAGGTGGCGGAGCCCGTCTTCGTCTCGATCACGGGTCTCGGCGCCGATCGCCGGGCCGATGCGCACATCGTCATCGAGGCTCTCGAGCACAGCTCGGCGACCGTCGTGCTCCAGCACTCCGGCTCGGCGCAGTACGCGCAGAACGTCGAGATCATCGTCCGCGACGGCGCGAAGCTCACGGTCATCAGCCTGCAGCAGTGGCAGGACGACGCCGTGCACGCGTCCGCCCACCAGGCCCGCGTCGGAGCGGATGCGACTCTCAAGCACTTCGTCGTCAGCTTCGGCGGCGGCGTTGTCCGGGTCAATCCGAACGTCGAGCTCGCCGGTGCCGGCTCCGAGGGGTATCTCTACGGCCTCTCCTACGCGGATGCCGGACAGCACCTCGAGAGCCAGGTGTACCTGCACCACAAGGGACCGCACACCAAGGGCGACGTGCTCTACAAGGGCGCCCTCCAGGGTGCCGGAGCGCACAGCGTCTGGATCGGCGACGTGCTGATCGGCGCCGATGCCAACGGCACCGACTCCTACGAGGCGAACCGCAATCTGGTGCTCACCGAGGGCGCACGCGCCGACTCGATCCCGAACCTCGAGATCGAGACCGGCGACATCCTCGGCGCCGGACACGCGAGTGCCACCGGTCGCTTCGACGACGAGCAGCTGTTCTACCTGCAGGCGCGCGGCATCTCCGAGGAGGAGGCGCGCCGACTGGTCGTGCTCGGCTTCCTGACCGACATCGTGCAGCGCCTCGGCATCCCGGCTCTGGAGACCGAGCTGCTCGACGCGATCGAGGTCGAGCTCGCGGCGGTCGACGCATGA
- a CDS encoding non-heme iron oxygenase ferredoxin subunit, translating into MTAERVCGVADLEQDTPLRVDPAGVPITVIKDGDGVIHAIGDVCTHGDISLSEGFVEGDTVECWAHGSAFSLLTGKPQNLPAYEPVPVYVVEIDGDDVLIDPTVTKEV; encoded by the coding sequence ATGACCGCCGAGCGCGTGTGCGGCGTCGCCGACCTCGAGCAGGACACGCCGCTGCGCGTCGATCCCGCCGGCGTGCCGATCACGGTGATCAAGGACGGCGACGGCGTCATCCACGCCATCGGCGACGTCTGCACCCATGGCGACATCTCGCTCTCCGAGGGCTTCGTCGAAGGTGACACGGTGGAGTGCTGGGCCCATGGCTCCGCCTTCTCGCTGCTCACCGGCAAGCCCCAGAACCTCCCCGCTTATGAGCCCGTCCCGGTCTACGTCGTCGAGATCGACGGCGACGACGTGCTCATCGACCCGACCGTGACGAAGGAAGTCTGA
- the sufC gene encoding Fe-S cluster assembly ATPase SufC — protein sequence MSVLEIRDLFVTVETESGTTPILNGITLTMNTGETHAIMGPNGSGKSTLAYTIAGHPKYTVTSGSITFDGEDVLAMSVDERARAGLFLAMQYPVEIPGVTVTNFLRTAKTALDGEAPAIRGWTKDVKAAMSNLRMDPKFAQRNVNEGFSGGEKKRHEILQLEVLKPKFAILDETDSGLDVDALKIVSEGVNRAKENTGLGVLLITHYTRILRYIRPDYVHVVVAGKIVEEGGPELADRLEDEGYDRFLDPAAPIEA from the coding sequence ATGTCTGTTCTCGAGATCCGCGACCTGTTTGTGACGGTCGAGACCGAGTCGGGGACCACCCCGATCCTCAACGGAATCACCCTCACCATGAACACCGGTGAGACGCACGCGATCATGGGCCCCAACGGCTCGGGCAAGTCGACGCTCGCCTACACGATCGCCGGGCACCCCAAGTACACCGTGACCTCCGGTTCCATCACCTTCGACGGTGAGGACGTGCTCGCGATGAGCGTCGACGAGCGCGCCCGTGCGGGTCTGTTCCTCGCGATGCAGTACCCGGTGGAGATCCCCGGCGTCACCGTGACGAACTTCCTGCGTACGGCCAAGACGGCTCTCGACGGCGAGGCGCCGGCGATCCGCGGCTGGACCAAGGACGTCAAGGCGGCCATGTCCAACCTGCGCATGGACCCGAAGTTCGCGCAGCGCAACGTCAACGAGGGGTTCTCGGGCGGCGAGAAGAAGCGCCACGAGATCCTGCAGCTCGAGGTGCTCAAGCCGAAGTTCGCGATCCTCGACGAGACCGACTCCGGCCTCGACGTCGACGCGCTGAAGATCGTCTCCGAGGGTGTCAACCGCGCCAAGGAGAACACCGGCCTCGGTGTGCTGCTCATCACGCACTACACCCGCATCCTCCGCTACATCCGTCCGGACTACGTGCACGTCGTCGTCGCCGGGAAGATCGTCGAAGAGGGCGGACCCGAGCTCGCCGACCGGCTCGAGGACGAGGGATACGACCGTTTCCTCGACCCCGCCGCCCCCATCGAGGCGTAG